The Nocardioides humi genome includes a region encoding these proteins:
- a CDS encoding transglutaminase-like domain-containing protein, whose amino-acid sequence MSRPASGPVPPPVRSASGGARPVEIVPDRRRGRGSLPPWWLVLVDVALLLVLGILCAWPLGEAYTGRRWLLAVVVGLALGIAVAWLAARWRWGPWSTALAAAAAYLLVGSAVAVPTRARGGYVPTADSLRDLVVGLVHAWREALTLPVPLGENGVVLIVPLVTGLLGGLVAALLLWRSRWPGLAGLVLGLVLVLASAFGDVAAQAALTRGLVVAVVGVVWLRWRSLRHVRARWGRRVLATLVVVGVAGGAATGLGALADPDANRVVLRDHVDPPFDPRDYPSPLAKFRAYKKEPIRTGTTLFTVDGLDSGTLVRFAVMDTYDGIVWNVSGGPGSAHDSGTFRRLRNDPDANARATVHGRITINDYTGVWVPSVGETLSMTPVRDGRTDGEAAGELVINRETGTVAQIGGVERGTTFEVEAIAPLDPVEEEISALDADGSVSLPPPAIVPEELVERVQRWRTEDGFSGGPGGLLAQFLRDSFREHGFYSDGIDDDVPAGHGASRLAVLAKTATPVGNAEQYAAAMALIGQRLGLPIRVVIGFKVPPGGEVRGENVTAWTEVKLKDAGWVPFDPTPPEDQKLRRPNDDPNEDPQPQVLQPPRVPGEPKEATDNLQQGDGQRKDLDVLAVLGTILGILLDVAKVVLLLSPLWGVLLFKLLRRRRRRRAGDATLRLTGAWHELADRVRDLGVRTTPGSTRRESAYAVAERYDAVPVVTLAHTADRHVYGEGEPSLEEARAYWADIDTALKRIRRATPWWRRLLARFSLASVPWRAGLARVRSALAGRVRRLGRWLLGRGPVVRLRALTRRKLTSRRRRPGAN is encoded by the coding sequence GTGAGCCGCCCCGCGAGCGGTCCCGTCCCGCCCCCGGTGCGCTCCGCCTCGGGCGGCGCCCGGCCGGTGGAGATCGTCCCGGACCGCCGGCGCGGCCGCGGCTCGCTGCCGCCCTGGTGGCTGGTCCTGGTGGACGTCGCGCTGCTGCTGGTCCTCGGGATCCTCTGCGCGTGGCCGCTGGGCGAGGCCTACACCGGCCGCCGCTGGCTGCTCGCCGTCGTCGTCGGCCTGGCCCTCGGGATCGCGGTGGCCTGGCTGGCCGCGCGCTGGCGCTGGGGGCCCTGGTCCACCGCGCTGGCCGCCGCCGCGGCGTACCTCCTCGTCGGCTCGGCCGTCGCCGTCCCCACTCGGGCGCGCGGCGGGTACGTCCCCACGGCCGACTCGCTGCGCGACCTGGTCGTCGGGCTGGTGCACGCGTGGCGCGAGGCGCTGACCCTGCCGGTGCCGCTGGGCGAGAACGGCGTGGTGCTGATCGTCCCGCTCGTCACCGGCCTGCTGGGCGGCCTGGTCGCCGCGCTCCTGCTCTGGCGATCGCGGTGGCCGGGACTGGCCGGCCTGGTCCTCGGCCTGGTCCTGGTCCTCGCCTCGGCGTTCGGCGACGTCGCGGCCCAGGCCGCGCTGACCCGCGGCCTGGTCGTCGCGGTCGTCGGCGTCGTCTGGCTGCGCTGGCGCTCGCTGCGGCACGTGCGGGCCCGGTGGGGCCGGCGGGTGCTGGCGACGCTCGTCGTCGTCGGCGTCGCGGGCGGCGCCGCCACCGGTCTGGGCGCGCTGGCCGACCCGGACGCCAACCGGGTGGTGCTGCGCGACCACGTGGACCCGCCCTTCGACCCGCGCGACTACCCGAGCCCGCTGGCGAAGTTCCGGGCCTACAAGAAGGAGCCGATCCGGACCGGCACGACGCTCTTCACCGTCGACGGGCTCGACAGCGGCACGCTCGTGCGGTTCGCGGTGATGGACACCTACGACGGCATCGTGTGGAACGTCTCCGGCGGTCCGGGGTCCGCGCACGACTCCGGCACCTTCCGGCGGCTGCGCAACGACCCGGACGCCAACGCGAGGGCGACCGTCCACGGCCGGATCACGATCAACGACTACACCGGCGTGTGGGTCCCCAGCGTCGGGGAGACCCTGTCGATGACGCCGGTCAGGGACGGGCGCACCGACGGCGAGGCCGCCGGCGAGCTGGTCATCAACCGCGAGACCGGGACCGTCGCGCAGATCGGCGGCGTCGAGCGGGGCACCACCTTCGAGGTCGAGGCGATCGCCCCCCTCGACCCGGTCGAGGAGGAGATCTCGGCGCTCGACGCCGACGGCTCGGTCTCGCTGCCGCCGCCCGCGATCGTCCCCGAGGAGCTGGTCGAGCGGGTCCAGCGCTGGCGGACCGAGGACGGCTTCAGCGGCGGCCCCGGCGGCCTGCTGGCCCAGTTCCTGCGCGACTCCTTCCGCGAGCACGGCTTCTACTCCGACGGCATCGACGACGACGTGCCCGCCGGACACGGCGCCAGCCGGCTGGCGGTCCTCGCCAAGACCGCGACGCCGGTCGGCAACGCCGAGCAGTACGCCGCCGCGATGGCGCTGATCGGCCAGCGGCTGGGCCTGCCGATCCGGGTCGTCATCGGCTTCAAGGTCCCGCCCGGCGGCGAGGTCCGCGGCGAGAACGTCACCGCCTGGACCGAGGTCAAGCTGAAGGACGCGGGCTGGGTGCCCTTCGACCCCACCCCGCCGGAGGATCAGAAGCTCCGCCGGCCCAATGACGACCCCAACGAGGACCCCCAGCCGCAGGTCCTGCAGCCCCCGCGGGTCCCCGGGGAGCCGAAGGAGGCCACCGACAACCTCCAGCAGGGCGACGGCCAGCGCAAGGACCTCGACGTCCTGGCCGTCCTGGGCACGATCCTCGGGATCCTCCTCGACGTCGCCAAGGTGGTGCTCCTGCTCTCCCCGCTGTGGGGCGTGCTGCTCTTCAAGCTCCTGCGCCGGCGCCGCCGCCGGCGGGCCGGCGACGCGACCCTGCGGCTGACCGGCGCCTGGCACGAGCTCGCCGACCGGGTGCGCGACCTCGGCGTCCGCACCACGCCGGGATCCACCCGGCGCGAGAGCGCCTACGCCGTCGCCGAGCGGTACGACGCCGTACCCGTGGTCACGCTCGCCCACACCGCCGACCGCCACGTGTACGGCGAGGGGGAGCCGAGCCTCGAGGAGGCCCGCGCCTACTGGGCCGACATCGACACCGCGCTCAAGCGGATCCGCAGGGCCACGCCCTGGTGGCGACGGCTGCTGGCCCGCTTCTCGCTCGCGTCGGTGCCCTGGCGCGCCGGCCTCGCCCGGGTGCGGAGCGCGCTGGCCGGGCGCGTGCGCCGGCTCGGCCGGTGGCTGCTCGGGCGCGGCCCCGTGGTCCGCCTGCGCGCGCTGACCCGGCGCAAACTGACCTCGAGGCGCCGTCGACCCGGCGCGAACTGA
- a CDS encoding DUF58 domain-containing protein: MKGPRSWAAGARRTLSDLSRRRQALAGRLRDGVADRTQRVRRAVAPVTGAVTPAGWVVAAMALALLVAGPLLRWRELLGGGIFLALVLLLAVVFVVGRLPLLARLDLARDRVIVGERANGYLTVVNPSGHRSRALVVEFPVGAGRAAFELPGLAPGAEHEELFAVPTAHRAVLDVGPVTAVRADPLGLLRRERHLSEMDTLYVHPKTLRVDGSAAGLVRDLEGRTVPKVSDNDVSFHALRGYVAGDDRRHIHWKSSAKTGTLMVRQFEETRRSHLLTMVSSRLEDYASDDEFELAISVAGSLGTQALADGQRLSAVASHGSLPAVSAQRFLDGLSGLTYDWQARRLVEVARRLSVDELAASVMVLCIGSGVTITDLRRARQFLPVDTRVIAVRCLVGQEPSVRWLGDLGVATVGRLEELGVAVRRVSA, encoded by the coding sequence GGGTACGCCGGGCGGTGGCGCCGGTCACGGGAGCGGTCACGCCCGCGGGGTGGGTGGTCGCCGCGATGGCGCTCGCGCTGCTGGTGGCCGGTCCGCTGCTGCGGTGGCGCGAGCTCCTCGGCGGCGGGATCTTCTTGGCGCTGGTGCTGCTGCTGGCGGTGGTCTTCGTGGTGGGCCGGCTGCCGCTCCTGGCGCGGCTCGACCTCGCCCGGGACCGGGTGATCGTGGGGGAGCGGGCCAACGGCTACCTCACCGTCGTCAACCCCAGCGGCCACCGCTCGCGGGCGCTGGTCGTCGAGTTCCCGGTGGGCGCCGGCCGCGCCGCCTTCGAGCTCCCGGGCCTCGCGCCCGGCGCGGAGCACGAGGAGCTGTTCGCGGTCCCCACCGCACACCGGGCGGTGCTCGACGTCGGCCCGGTCACGGCGGTGCGGGCCGACCCGCTGGGGCTGCTGCGCCGCGAGCGCCACCTCAGCGAGATGGACACCCTCTACGTCCACCCGAAGACGCTGCGCGTCGACGGCTCGGCCGCCGGCCTGGTCCGCGACCTCGAGGGCCGCACGGTGCCGAAGGTCTCCGACAACGACGTCTCCTTCCACGCGCTGCGCGGGTACGTCGCCGGCGACGACCGCCGGCACATCCACTGGAAGTCGAGCGCCAAGACCGGCACCCTCATGGTCCGCCAGTTCGAGGAGACCCGGCGCTCCCACCTGCTGACCATGGTGAGCTCGCGGCTCGAGGACTACGCCAGCGACGACGAGTTCGAGCTGGCCATCTCGGTCGCCGGCTCGCTCGGCACCCAGGCCCTCGCCGACGGCCAGCGGCTGAGCGCGGTGGCCTCCCACGGCTCGCTGCCCGCCGTCAGCGCCCAGCGCTTCCTCGACGGGCTCTCCGGCCTGACCTACGACTGGCAGGCGCGCCGGCTGGTCGAGGTGGCGCGCCGCCTGAGCGTCGACGAGCTCGCCGCCAGCGTCATGGTGCTGTGCATCGGCTCGGGCGTCACCATCACCGACCTGCGCCGCGCCCGGCAGTTCCTGCCCGTCGACACCCGGGTGATCGCGGTGCGCTGCCTGGTCGGCCAGGAGCCGTCGGTGCGCTGGCTCGGCGACCTCGGGGTCGCCACGGTCGGGCGACTCGAGGAGCTCGGCGTCGCCGTACGACGGGTGTCCGCGTGA